Within Myceligenerans xiligouense, the genomic segment CGCCGGTTGTTGTACCAGTCGACCCATCCGGCGGTCGCGTACTCGACGTCGGCGAGGGTCTGGTAGGGGCCGGGGTGGAAGATGGTGGTGCGGATGCACTCGGTCTTGTACAGGCCGTTGATCGTCTCGATGAGGGCGTTGTCGTAGGCGTCGCCGACGGAGCCGATCGAGGGCGCGATGCCCTCGAGGGCGAGGTGCTCGGTCAGGCGAATCGCTGTGTACTGAGATCCGGCGTCGCTGTGGTGGATCAAATCCCCAGGTGAGACCGGTTTTCCTTCTCGTTCTCGTTGCCAGAGTGCGATCCGCAGCGGAGTCATGACCAGGTCGACCTTCTTGCTGGAGCTGGCGTGCCAGCCGATGATCCGCTGGGCGAAGACGTCCACGATGAACGCGACGTAGACGAACCCCGCCCAGGTACGTACGTAGGTGAAGTCGGTGACCCAGGTCCGGTTTGGGGCCGGGGCGGTGAAGTCGCGGTTCAGCAGGTCACCGGCCCGTTTCCCATCCGGGTCGGGGATCGTGGTACGAAGCTTCTTCGCCCGGCGCACGCCCTCGAGCCCGAGGCTGCGCATCGCCCGGTCCACCGCGCCGCGCGAGGTGCCGGCGAGGTCGTGCCGGCGACGGAGCAGGGCGACCCACTTGCGCCGCCCGTACAGGCCCTCCGGCGTCATCTGCATCTGTCCGGTGACCTCGTTGAACGTCCAGGCCAGGGCGCGGACCTTGTCCTCGACCAGGGCGTCGGTGACGGTGCGGGCCGCGATCCCGGCCGGGCGCTTCCATGCCCGGTAGGTCCGCGCAGCGATCCCCAGGCCCTGCTGACGCAGGACGCGAAGGATCGACTCGACTGCGTAGCCCTCGGCCCTCAGCTCGTCGACGAACGCCAGGATCAGCGGTTTCGGGGGTCGAGCTCCCCCGCGAAGAAAATCGAAGCCCTACGCAGGATCTCGTTGTCCTCCCGCAGCTTCTTGTTCTCGGCCTTGAGGCGTTTGACCTCGGCGGACTCTTCACTGGTCACGCCAGGCCGGGTGCCGTCATCAACCTCGGCCTGGGCCAGCCAGCGCCGCACCGACTCGCGGGAGACGCCTTCCTGACGGGCGACCGCGGTCACCGCGGCGGTCAAGGTTGGGTACTCCTGCAGGTGGTCCCTCACCAGCCGCACGCACCTCGCACGCAGCTGGGGATCGATCTTCTTCGGCATGCTGTCCATCCTTCCGGACTCAAACAGCAGCGGCATCAAACCCGGGCCGGTTCACTCCCGTGCCACTTCCTGGTACTGCTCGCCGCGATACCACGCCCTCGCCGCCGCAGCATCGGGGAACTGCAGGACGACTACGCCCTCGATCGGGGGCCCTTCGAGCACTTCGTACGTGCCGTAGTCGACGAGGACCTGCACATCGTGGCCGGTGAACGTGCCATCGGCTCGTTCCGAGTAGCGATCGAGAGCCTGCTGATCGTTGGTGGTGTCCCGCTGGAACACGATGTACGCGGTCATGGTGACCCTTCGTCGTGTGATCAATTGACTGTTCGTGGGCGAATGCGGCACTGGAGTGCCGCGGGCCTGATGGCAGCGCCGCCGCCTGGTGTGCTGAGATCCGCTCCTGGCCCGCTAGCCCCGAGGTTGTGCTGCGGCGGCGACGATGACGTTGGTGACGATCGTGGCGGTGATGGTGCGCGTCACGGCCTTTGCCGCTGCGCCGGCGCCCCAGTTACCGTCTTTCAGTTCCTCGGCACGAGCGATGACCGCAGAGGTCCACGGGATATCACGGTCGAACTGCGGCAGGGCCCCGCTTCCGTAGAGCAGCGCCGCGAGCGCCGCAGTGCGTTCTGTGGGCATGGCGCCGTCGACGAGCACGGCGCGGACCTCGGCGAGCAGGTGAGCACGCCGCGTTGTCGCGCCCTCGTGGAGCGCTGACGTCTGGAAGAGGCCGAGTGTCTTGCGCGTGCGACGGTGGAGGTCTCCCCGTTCCACAAGTCGGTCCAGCAGAGGTTCTCGCAGACTGGGGCCCGTCGCGGCGAGAACCGTCTGCGCGCTTCGTGGCTTGCCGGCGACGTATTCCCAGCTCGCACGCAGCAGCTGGTCGGTTGGCGGGTTGGCGGCCACGGCCTCTACCGTCATCGTCCCGAACCGCGTTGCGCCCGTCTGCACGTGGCCGCCGAGACCGAGGTCTGCGAGGACTGCGCCGGCAAGCACCCAGTAGAGCGTGGTCTCGCCGGCGATGTTTCCTGCGCTCCCCTTGGGGTGCGGTTGGAAGAGGAGCAGAAGGAGGTCCTCCGCCAGCGTTGGGCTCTGGAGCGAGGCGGCGTCAGTGGTGTCACTCCTGTGAGCGGGTCGCTGTTGCCCAGTCATTGCTCGGTCCCTTCCTCATGCGTCATCGGTTTCAACTGGCGTCGTCGATCACAACGAGCCCCGTGACACGTGGCTCCATTGAAGATCCTGTTGTTGGAACACAGTCAACCCCGCTGGGTCGACTACTTCGCCTGGTCCGGTCCGACGCCAGCTGCTCACGCGCGAGGACGTTGTCAGAGCTCATGCTCATGCTCGGCGGCCAGGTCCTTGTTCGCGGCGGCGCCCCGAAGCGTGACCAGAGCCCAGATCGCAGCCAGGACCATTATTCCGGCGCCGGCGATTCCGGTGATGGTGATCGCGTCGGTGAAGGCGGTCTTGGCGACCTCGAGAACAGCCGCGCCGTTGCTCCCGCCAACTTCGGAGGCCACGAGCAACGCCTCTGCCATGGTCGAGGAGGCCCGCTCGGTGCTGCTTGCGGTGAGGCCGAGCGTATCCGTTCCGGCGGTGACGGCTCTGGTGTACCAGGCGACAAGGACACCGCCCAGTACCGCCGTGCCGAGTGTTGTTCCCACCTCGTAGGCCGTCTCGGACGTGGCTGCAGCCTGTCCGGCACGCTCGGGAGTGACCGAGCTCATGATGATGTCGTTACTCAGCGCCAGTCCCATACCTGCCCCCAGAGAGACCAGCGCGAGGGCGGTCGCGATCAGGACGGGGCCTGACGTAGGCGTCAGGAAGATGGTCAGTCCGAAGCCGAGCGACGCGATGAGAAGCCCGACAGTGATGACGTAGGCGGGCAGGATGCGCTTGACCAGTACCGCCGCGAGGAACGCAGCGGCCGCGGCGAATATGGCCTGAGGAATCAGCCAGAGGGACGCCTGAAGCGGGTTGAGCCCTTGGACCAGCTGCAGGTGCTGGACGAGGGCGACCAGTGCACCAACCATCGCGAAGATGGACAGGAGGTCGGCGATCACCGCACCGCGGAAGTAGCGAACCTTGAACAGCCTGACGTCCATCAGCGGTGTGGGAAGCATGAGTTGCCTCCGCACGAACAAGACGATCCCGATCAGACCGATGACGAGAGCAGCGAGCCCGAGACCGAGCTCCTTGCCGCCCGTGAGGGACTTGATCGCGTACACCACGCCGATCATGCCGACGAAAGACAGCACGACGCTCAGGACATCGATCTTGCGTAGCGCGGGGTTGCGGCTCTCAGGCAAGAGGATCGGGCCGAGGACCAGCAGGACGATCATGACGGGAATGTTCAGAAGGAACGCGGCCTGCCAGCTGAAGGTCTCGATCACCCACCCCCCGAGAATGGGCCCGACTGCCGCACCGACCGAAGCCATCGCCGCCCACACAGCCATCGCGTACCGGCGCTGCTGACGGTCGAGGAACATGTTGCGCACCAGCGAGAGCGTGGAGGGCATCATGATCGCGCCACCGACGCCCAGCAGCGCCCGGGCGCTGATCAGCATCCACGGTGCGGTGGCGAGCGCACCGATCACCGACGCCATCGCGAAGACGACCGCCCCGATGAGCAAGTTCCTTCGCCGACCGAAGCGATCACCAACGGTGCTCATCGCCACGAGCAGGCCCGCGAGGACGAGCGAGTAGATGTCGATCATCCACAGCTGCTCAACTCCGGTGGGCCGCAGCTCAGCGGAGATTGCGGGCAGACCAAGGATCAGCACCGTTCCATCGATCGTGATCAGCAGCAACGGCAGGACCAGCACGGCAAGTCCAACCCAGCTCTTGGCCGTGGCCTTGGGAGGCGGGGCGTTGTTCATCAGGATCTCCTCAGAGTGACTGTCGTCGGAGTGTGAGCGTACAGACCATTTGGTCGGCACGACAAGACGCTAGGTCCGTACAGTCACGCATGTCACACCCCTTCGCTATAGCAAACAGTCACGAAGCGGTGCGAGGCGAGACACAAGGAACGCGCAGGCAAACGCGAGGCGACGACCCGGCAGCCGACTAACGGCGGGGCGCGGGCGCGCGAATCTGCGCCACTGCCCGCACGTGCGCTCGACACCAAAGACGACATCGCCTCCGCGCGA encodes:
- a CDS encoding IS3 family transposase (programmed frameshift) — protein: MPKKIDPQLRARCVRLVRDHLQEYPTLTAAVTAVARQEGVSRESVRRWLAQAEVDDGTRPGVTSEESAEVKRLKAENKKLREDNEILRRASNFLRGGARPPKPLILAFVDELRAEGYAVESILRVLRQQGLGIAARTYRAWKRPAGIAARTVTDALVEDKVRALAWTFNEVTGQMQMTPEGLYGRRKWVALLRRRHDLAGTSRGAVDRAMRSLGLEGVRRAKKLRTTIPDPDGKRAGDLLNRDFTAPAPNRTWVTDFTYVRTWAGFVYVAFIVDVFAQRIIGWHASSSKKVDLVMTPLRIALWQREREGKPVSPGDLIHHSDAGSQYTAIRLTEHLALEGIAPSIGSVGDAYDNALIETINGLYKTECIRTTIFHPGPYQTLADVEYATAGWVDWYNNRRLHGSLGMLTPIEFETLHYEALTREPEPAK
- a CDS encoding DUF1330 domain-containing protein; the encoded protein is MTAYIVFQRDTTNDQQALDRYSERADGTFTGHDVQVLVDYGTYEVLEGPPIEGVVVLQFPDAAAARAWYRGEQYQEVARE
- a CDS encoding GOLPH3/VPS74 family protein; translated protein: MTGQQRPAHRSDTTDAASLQSPTLAEDLLLLLFQPHPKGSAGNIAGETTLYWVLAGAVLADLGLGGHVQTGATRFGTMTVEAVAANPPTDQLLRASWEYVAGKPRSAQTVLAATGPSLREPLLDRLVERGDLHRRTRKTLGLFQTSALHEGATTRRAHLLAEVRAVLVDGAMPTERTAALAALLYGSGALPQFDRDIPWTSAVIARAEELKDGNWGAGAAAKAVTRTITATIVTNVIVAAAAQPRG
- a CDS encoding MFS transporter, with the protein product MNNAPPPKATAKSWVGLAVLVLPLLLITIDGTVLILGLPAISAELRPTGVEQLWMIDIYSLVLAGLLVAMSTVGDRFGRRRNLLIGAVVFAMASVIGALATAPWMLISARALLGVGGAIMMPSTLSLVRNMFLDRQQRRYAMAVWAAMASVGAAVGPILGGWVIETFSWQAAFLLNIPVMIVLLVLGPILLPESRNPALRKIDVLSVVLSFVGMIGVVYAIKSLTGGKELGLGLAALVIGLIGIVLFVRRQLMLPTPLMDVRLFKVRYFRGAVIADLLSIFAMVGALVALVQHLQLVQGLNPLQASLWLIPQAIFAAAAAFLAAVLVKRILPAYVITVGLLIASLGFGLTIFLTPTSGPVLIATALALVSLGAGMGLALSNDIIMSSVTPERAGQAAATSETAYEVGTTLGTAVLGGVLVAWYTRAVTAGTDTLGLTASSTERASSTMAEALLVASEVGGSNGAAVLEVAKTAFTDAITITGIAGAGIMVLAAIWALVTLRGAAANKDLAAEHEHEL